Proteins encoded by one window of Nicotiana tabacum cultivar K326 chromosome 10, ASM71507v2, whole genome shotgun sequence:
- the LOC107808729 gene encoding large ribosomal subunit protein eL20z — MSEEGKDSHHHHHGHHHHHHHHEDDQPPPPAAAEYGTFQPPPQSVVGFPQPVPPPGAFEPSPEYYARGYQAVPGYAVDERRPVREPRLPCCGIGLGWFLFITGFFLAAIPWYVAAFILLCTRSVDHREKPGYVTSTIAAVLATIAIVFGLTRI, encoded by the exons ATGAGTGAAGAAGGCAAGGATAGTCATCATCATCACCATGGCCATCACCACCACCATCATCACCATGAGGACGACCAACCACCTCCACCAGCAGCAGCAGAATATGGTACTTTTCAACCACCTCCTCAATCGGTAGTCGGTTTCCCTCAACCAGTACCTCCACCGGGGGCATTTGAACCTTCCCCTGAATACTATGCTCGTGGTTATCAGGCTGTTCCAG GCTATGCGGTTGATGAGAGGAGACCTGTGAGAGAGCCTCGCCTTCCTTGCTGTGGTATTGGTCTTGGCTGGTTCTT gTTCATTACTGGTTTCTTTCTTGCTGCCATCCCTTGGTATGTTGCTGCATTTATCCTGCTCTGCACTAGATCAGTTGATCATCGAGAGAAACCAGGATATGTTACAAGCACCATTGCT GCTGTTCTCGCCACAATTGCCATCGTATTTGGTTTAACAAGGATATAA